The Candidatus Dormiibacterota bacterium sequence CCGACCGGGCCGGCCTGCGCATCGGCGACCTTCTGCTCTCGGTGGAGGGAACGTCGACGAAGGGCATGCCGGTCGACGGCGTGAGGAATCTCCTGCGCGGAAAAGCGGGGACTCCCGTGACGATCGAGGTTGCGTCTTCTGCAACGGCAACCCCGCGCTCCGTGACGATGACGCGTTCTGAAGTTCAGCCGCCGACGGTTGTCTTCAAGATGCTGCCGGACGGCATCGGGTACGTGTGGGTCATCGCCTTCGGGCGCGCGACGCCGGACGAGTTCAACGTCGCACTGCAGCGCTTACGCGAGCAGGGCGCGCGCGCTCTCGTACTCGATCTTCGTAACGATACCGGCGGCTATGTGAACTCGGCGCTCGACATCAGCTCGCACTTCGTGGGCGATCAAGCGCTCATGACGGTGGAAGAGCGCGGCGATCGCGCGACGACGTATCATTCGGACGACGAATCGCAGATGGGGTTGCCCATGACGGTGCTCGTGAACGGCTACACCGCATCGGCCTCGGAGATCACCGCCGGCGCGCTCCAAGACGACGGCGTGGCAACGCTCGTCGGGACGAAGACGTTCGGGAAAGGCGTGATGCAGACCCTGACCGAGCTGCCGGACGGAGCGGCGATCAAGATTACGACCGCACATTATCTGACGCCGCGGCATCGCGACATCAACCTGCGCGGCATCGCCCCCGATCTCACCGTCGACGAAAACCGCAACGCCCGCTTCGGCGAGCTGGATCGCGACGCCCAACTGCGAGCGGCGGTCGCGTACCTCCAAAGGAAGATCGCAAGCCTCCCGCGCTAGGAGTATTCTCTCGTGGGCGATTAGCTCAGCTGGGAGAGCGCCTCCCTTACACGGAGGATGTCGCAGGTTCGAGCCCTGCATCGCCCACCAAAGGAGCTCAATGGAAACTGCGAAGTGCGTTCTTACCGGCATCGAGCGTCTAGACGGCATCGCCGTGCTCACGATGCGGCGGCCGGAGCGGCGCAATGCGTTGTCGCTCGCGATGATGCGCGAGCTGACCGAGCACCTGCACGAGCTCGGCGAGGACGCGAGCGTGCGCGTCATCGTGATTGCGGGAGAAGGGGCGGCGTTTTCAGCGGGCCACGATTTGAGCGAGCTGCGCGGCCGCAACGCCGAGGAGTATCGCGAGATCTTCGACGCTTGCGTTACGCTGATGCAAGCGATACACGACGTCGCCCAGCCGGTGATCGCGGAGGTCGCGCGCATCGCGACCGCCGCCGGATGCCAGCTGGTCGCGGCGTGTGACCTTGCGGTGGCATCGACCGAGGCAACCTTCGCGACGCCCGGGGTGCGCATCGGTCTCTTCTGCAGTACGCCGATGGTGCCGTTGACGCGCGCCGTCGGGCGTAAGCGCGCCATGGAGATGCTCCTGACCGGCTCGCCGATCGACGCGGAGACAGCGTGCGCGTGGGGGCTCGTCAATCGCGTCGTTCCGCTCGAGCAACTGCGGGACGCAGTGCTTACACTGGCGCGTCGGATCGCCGAGGCGAGCGGCGCCGTCGTCGGCATCGGCAAGCGCGCGTTCTACGAGCAGATCGATCGCCCCGAGCGCGACGCCTACGTCTATACGAAAGATGTCATGACGCGCAACGCGCTGGCCGAACAGGCACAGGAGGGGATCGGCGCATTCCTCGAAAAAAGGCCGCCGCACTGGAAGGGGTAGGATAGGGCTCCCCGAAGGAGGCCTTCCTTAATGGAGCTCCCCGGCGGAATCGTGGGCGTCGCCGGTCCGGAGCGAATGCAGCAGACGTCGCCCACACCCGGTATGCGGGAAACCGCATACGCGACGGCAAGAGCCTCGCCTACGGCGAGGCCTCTTGTTTTCCGACGTGAAACGGAGAAGGGGTGCTGAGGGATTCACGCGCGCGGTTCGCGCTGTTGGTGCTGGCGGTAGGGCTGCTGGCGTGTCTCGCCGTCGCTGCGTTGCGGGTACGCACCGAGCTGCACGCACGTCGCGTTGAGATCGCCCTGGACTACGCCGATTTCATCCAGCTCGCGCGCTCGTACGATTACAATCCGGCCGCATTCCTCATCGCGCTGCGCCGCGCGGGATTGACGTCGCTTGCGCTGACCGAAGAGCTCGGCTCGGACATCGGCGGCAACGGGAAGGCGTACGCCACTACCGGTGGAGCGCTCGTCTCGCAAGCGCAGATCGCATCGCTGCGGGATCCTCTGCTCGCGCGCCTGGCCAGCTCGGGGAAGATCGACCTCAACGCCGTCTATCTCGTCGTCACCGATCGCGCCACTTTCGAGCGCTATCG is a genomic window containing:
- a CDS encoding S41 family peptidase, encoding MPMRLRRLLCVAYVVLFALVAFTAHPVVAQTELSAKASQDVDESFHLLEQTAYRQIGAQRIFDAARAGLLAYARKHGANADVPVVRDSGDDAHALSDLDAAIENTAAAAHGDATDYAYAAIAGMAGAFDDRYTEFMTPEEYRAFNEALDPQRISGIGVLVEQDPVSSYIRFAYVLPNTPADRAGLRIGDLLLSVEGTSTKGMPVDGVRNLLRGKAGTPVTIEVASSATATPRSVTMTRSEVQPPTVVFKMLPDGIGYVWVIAFGRATPDEFNVALQRLREQGARALVLDLRNDTGGYVNSALDISSHFVGDQALMTVEERGDRATTYHSDDESQMGLPMTVLVNGYTASASEITAGALQDDGVATLVGTKTFGKGVMQTLTELPDGAAIKITTAHYLTPRHRDINLRGIAPDLTVDENRNARFGELDRDAQLRAAVAYLQRKIASLPR
- a CDS encoding enoyl-CoA hydratase; its protein translation is METAKCVLTGIERLDGIAVLTMRRPERRNALSLAMMRELTEHLHELGEDASVRVIVIAGEGAAFSAGHDLSELRGRNAEEYREIFDACVTLMQAIHDVAQPVIAEVARIATAAGCQLVAACDLAVASTEATFATPGVRIGLFCSTPMVPLTRAVGRKRAMEMLLTGSPIDAETACAWGLVNRVVPLEQLRDAVLTLARRIAEASGAVVGIGKRAFYEQIDRPERDAYVYTKDVMTRNALAEQAQEGIGAFLEKRPPHWKG